One window of the Allosaccharopolyspora coralli genome contains the following:
- a CDS encoding ABC transporter substrate-binding protein, translating to MLNRRVFLAAVPTTMLAAACTAPTAPGGSGSPNGMLLGDGYEPDTLHPLLGYAQEGAAKFYDGLVSFDGRGTLRPALAAEEPSSTPDARQWTVTLRENVVFHDGTPFDADDVVATYRAVLDPAFASTISSDFDMLERVEKVDARTVRFDLKYPYAAWPALMVLGIVPAETLAEPEPLENSPLNTEPIGTGPYRLVEWRRGDQMIWRGNENYWGGAPQVGDITVVFATDDNTRAQRLQAGEFDGTVLPPVLAERVGGVDGYRVLHHDSADFRSITLPVGNPVTGDPAVRLALNLAVNRQGMVDALLGGHGTPASTPIPPSMRPHHEPSAVFPFDPARAEQVLGAAGWVRGSDGIRTRGGERARFAVLYNAEDSLRRDLALAFASDAQTVGIEVALEGLGWDAIDPRINDDSVVLGAGTPLDPDLQTYSALHSSATGTGTYNNPGGYRNAEVDAALDAGRRAIGDQERAPHYRRAQTAYVADPGAVYLAFLDHSYLVREGRWNGYQPVVEPHTHGTTWGPWWNVEDWTTVT from the coding sequence GTGCTGAATCGCAGAGTGTTCCTCGCGGCAGTGCCCACGACGATGCTGGCTGCGGCGTGCACCGCGCCGACGGCACCCGGAGGCTCCGGCAGCCCGAACGGGATGCTGCTGGGCGACGGCTACGAGCCGGACACGCTGCACCCGCTGCTCGGCTACGCCCAGGAAGGGGCGGCGAAGTTCTACGACGGGCTCGTCTCGTTCGACGGCAGGGGAACGCTGCGTCCCGCGCTGGCCGCCGAGGAGCCTTCGTCCACACCGGACGCGCGACAGTGGACGGTCACCCTCCGCGAGAACGTCGTCTTCCACGACGGCACACCGTTCGACGCCGACGACGTCGTGGCGACCTACCGCGCCGTCCTCGATCCGGCGTTCGCCTCCACGATCAGCTCCGACTTCGACATGCTGGAACGGGTCGAGAAGGTCGACGCACGCACCGTGCGCTTCGACCTCAAGTACCCCTACGCGGCGTGGCCGGCGCTGATGGTGCTCGGGATCGTGCCCGCCGAGACCCTCGCCGAGCCGGAGCCGCTGGAGAACTCGCCGTTGAACACCGAGCCGATCGGCACCGGCCCGTACCGGCTCGTCGAATGGCGCCGGGGCGATCAGATGATCTGGCGCGGCAACGAAAACTACTGGGGCGGCGCGCCGCAGGTCGGTGACATCACGGTCGTGTTCGCCACGGACGACAACACCCGGGCCCAGCGTCTTCAGGCGGGCGAGTTCGACGGCACGGTGCTGCCGCCGGTGCTCGCCGAGCGGGTCGGCGGGGTCGACGGCTACCGCGTCCTGCACCACGACTCGGCGGACTTCCGCTCGATCACCCTGCCGGTCGGCAATCCCGTGACCGGCGACCCGGCGGTGCGGCTCGCGTTGAACCTCGCCGTGAACCGGCAAGGCATGGTCGACGCACTGCTCGGTGGACACGGCACGCCGGCGTCCACACCGATTCCCCCGTCGATGCGCCCGCACCACGAGCCGTCCGCGGTGTTCCCGTTCGATCCGGCCCGCGCCGAACAGGTGCTCGGTGCCGCGGGCTGGGTCAGGGGATCGGACGGCATCCGCACCCGCGGCGGCGAGCGCGCCCGGTTCGCGGTGCTCTACAACGCCGAGGACTCGCTGCGGCGGGACCTGGCGCTGGCGTTCGCCTCGGACGCGCAGACGGTCGGGATCGAGGTCGCGCTCGAAGGACTCGGGTGGGACGCCATCGACCCCAGGATCAACGACGACTCCGTGGTTCTCGGTGCAGGCACCCCGCTCGACCCGGACCTGCAGACGTACTCGGCACTGCATTCCTCCGCGACCGGGACCGGCACGTACAACAACCCCGGCGGCTATCGCAACGCCGAGGTCGACGCCGCACTCGACGCCGGTCGGCGGGCGATCGGCGACCAGGAGCGCGCACCGCACTACCGGCGCGCGCAGACGGCCTACGTCGCCGACCCGGGAGCGGTGTACCTGGCGTTCCTGGACCACAGCTACCTCGTACGGGAAGGCCGCTGGAACGGCTACCAACCGGTCGTGGAGCCGCATACGCACGGCACCACGTGGGGGCCGTGGTGGAACGTCGAGGACTGGACGACGGTCACATGA
- a CDS encoding ABC transporter permease — protein MADQLQAEELCPPRPELWRDAGRRRAGTTRGHAPESRARARWWGSIGVLGVLVLAALAVPAVVGGDDLVRYDSIRLPPEAAHPFGTDTAGRDLFARSLAGLRVSLLVAGVSAVISTVLGTLVGAAAGALGGWTDRLLMRAVDTVNAVPHLLLGIVIVALYRGSVVAVVLSIALTHWTTVARIVRSRVLSLRQRPYIDAAISGGASRWRVLRRHLLPAVIPQAALSAVLLVPHAVWHETALSFLGLGLPAHMASIGNILGDGRAAVLLGAWWIVLFPSVLLVATTLAVSGIAATWRDTVVPRRRSELAL, from the coding sequence ATGGCTGACCAGTTGCAGGCCGAGGAGCTCTGCCCGCCCAGGCCGGAGCTGTGGCGGGACGCCGGCCGTCGCCGTGCGGGCACGACGCGGGGGCATGCACCGGAGTCCCGCGCCCGTGCGCGCTGGTGGGGCTCGATCGGTGTGCTCGGCGTCCTCGTGCTGGCCGCGCTCGCCGTGCCCGCCGTAGTCGGCGGTGACGACCTGGTCCGCTACGACTCGATTCGGCTCCCGCCCGAGGCGGCGCACCCGTTCGGAACCGACACGGCAGGACGCGACCTGTTCGCACGTTCCCTCGCCGGGTTGCGGGTGTCGCTGCTCGTCGCCGGAGTGAGCGCCGTGATCTCCACGGTGCTGGGAACGCTCGTCGGAGCCGCGGCGGGCGCACTCGGCGGATGGACCGACCGGCTGCTGATGCGGGCCGTCGACACCGTGAACGCGGTGCCGCACCTGCTGCTGGGCATCGTGATCGTCGCGCTCTACCGGGGCAGCGTCGTCGCCGTGGTGCTCTCGATCGCCCTGACGCACTGGACGACCGTCGCTCGCATCGTGCGGTCGCGAGTGCTCTCGCTGCGGCAGCGCCCCTACATCGACGCCGCGATCTCCGGCGGCGCGTCGCGGTGGCGGGTGCTGCGGCGGCACCTGCTGCCCGCCGTGATCCCGCAGGCTGCGCTCTCGGCGGTGCTGCTCGTGCCGCACGCGGTGTGGCACGAGACGGCGTTGAGCTTCCTCGGCCTCGGGCTGCCCGCGCACATGGCCAGCATCGGCAACATCCTCGGCGACGGCCGAGCCGCGGTGCTGCTCGGAGCCTGGTGGATCGTGCTGTTCCCGTCGGTGCTGCTGGTGGCGACCACGCTGGCCGTCTCCGGCATCGCCGCCACCTGGCGCGACACCGTCGTGCCCCGCCGACGATCGGAGCTGGCGCTGTGA
- the nadC gene encoding carboxylating nicotinate-nucleotide diphosphorylase, with product MTQPESRVSQVTAQSLADAGLDVEETRALVRTALAEDLRYGPDATTAATVPADAVARGRFNTRRDGVLSGLPLVLVVLDEVLGADGYEIVAARPDGSPLAAGDCALEVRAATRGLLSAERTALNLLCHLSGIASATAEWVSAVRGTRCRVRDSRKTLPGLRLPQKYAVRCGGGVNHRLGLGDAVLIKDNHVVAAGGVVPALRACRASAPELPLEVEVSTVAELDEVLAEQAELVLLDNFSPEQCVEAVRRTRQVSAHTELEASGGLTLPVAHAYAETGVDYLAVGWLTHSAPALDLGLDLE from the coding sequence ATGACACAGCCGGAATCGCGAGTATCGCAGGTGACTGCGCAGAGCCTTGCCGACGCGGGCCTTGACGTCGAGGAGACGCGGGCGTTGGTGCGGACCGCCCTCGCCGAGGACCTGCGGTACGGCCCCGACGCGACCACAGCGGCCACGGTGCCCGCCGACGCCGTGGCGCGGGGCCGGTTCAACACTCGCCGCGACGGTGTCCTCAGTGGGCTCCCGCTGGTGCTGGTGGTTCTCGACGAAGTACTCGGCGCCGACGGCTACGAGATCGTCGCCGCTCGCCCGGACGGATCCCCGCTCGCGGCGGGCGACTGCGCGTTGGAGGTTCGCGCCGCCACACGGGGACTGCTCAGCGCCGAACGGACCGCGCTGAACCTGCTCTGCCACCTCAGCGGCATCGCCTCGGCGACCGCGGAGTGGGTCTCCGCGGTGCGGGGGACCCGATGCCGCGTCCGGGACAGCCGGAAGACGTTGCCGGGGCTGCGGCTGCCGCAGAAGTACGCGGTGCGCTGCGGCGGCGGCGTGAACCATCGGCTCGGTCTCGGCGACGCGGTGCTCATCAAGGACAACCACGTCGTCGCCGCCGGCGGAGTCGTACCGGCTCTGCGGGCGTGTCGTGCGTCCGCGCCCGAGCTGCCGCTGGAAGTGGAAGTGTCCACTGTGGCCGAGCTGGACGAGGTGCTGGCGGAGCAGGCGGAACTCGTGCTGCTCGACAACTTCAGCCCCGAGCAGTGCGTCGAGGCGGTCCGTCGCACCCGGCAGGTGTCTGCGCACACCGAACTGGAGGCCTCCGGCGGCCTGACCCTGCCGGTCGCGCACGCCTACGCGGAGACCGGTGTGGACTACCTCGCCGTCGGGTGGCTCACCCACTCGGCCCCGGCGCTGGACCTCGGCCTCGACCTGGAGTGA
- a CDS encoding rhodanese-like domain-containing protein yields MSDTRPPELSAAAVRDLLDSQPSTRVIDVRTAGEFQTTRLPGSFNVPLDVIQAHGPEWLVDHDDPVVLVCGSGVRAEQARRALEPTGLSQVVVLAGGVSEWPDEVEHGADHWELARQARLVLGLLILVNVVVMFWYDPAKWFVLAFGVGLMSSAFANDCGIERMLSSLPYNRRREGRATLEALTAPEVPGRRTGPSLITPGRGRGPAPGPSG; encoded by the coding sequence ATGTCCGACACTCGACCGCCCGAACTGTCCGCCGCAGCGGTCCGCGACCTGCTCGATTCCCAGCCGTCGACGCGCGTGATCGACGTCCGCACCGCTGGTGAGTTCCAGACCACCCGCCTCCCCGGCTCCTTCAACGTCCCGCTGGACGTGATCCAGGCGCACGGCCCCGAATGGCTCGTCGACCACGACGACCCGGTCGTGCTCGTCTGCGGATCGGGCGTGCGTGCCGAGCAGGCGCGGCGCGCCCTCGAACCGACCGGCCTCTCGCAGGTCGTGGTGCTGGCGGGCGGCGTGTCCGAATGGCCGGACGAGGTGGAACACGGCGCCGACCACTGGGAACTGGCCCGCCAGGCTCGTCTCGTGCTCGGACTGCTGATCCTGGTGAACGTCGTGGTCATGTTCTGGTACGACCCGGCGAAATGGTTCGTGCTGGCGTTCGGGGTCGGCTTGATGTCTTCCGCGTTCGCCAACGACTGCGGCATCGAGCGGATGCTGTCGTCGCTGCCCTACAACCGCAGACGGGAAGGGCGCGCCACCCTCGAAGCGCTGACGGCGCCGGAAGTCCCCGGCAGACGAACCGGCCCGAGCCTCATCACTCCAGGTCGAGGCCGAGGTCCAGCGCCGGGGCCGAGTGGGTGA
- a CDS encoding ABC transporter ATP-binding protein, whose translation MSTPEALLELDDVSVRFRLGRSRGDAEVRAVTDASLSLQAGHVLALVGESGCGKSVLASSLLGLLPANAQVKGHATVRAGGPVELLSASEAVLAGSVRGRRIGLVPQSASTHLTPVRTARSQIEETVRELRAGAGADELAERVGLRPRDLDRYPHELSGGMVQRVAVALALAGDPPVLLADEPTTGLDRPLIDRTTDLLAEAAADGRAVLLITHDLAAARRVATDVAVMYASRIVETGPAAEVFADPWHPYTAGLLDALPEGGFRPIPGHPPVLSDLDRLEQEWGCVFCLRSPDRPGFAPCSGVPDLVRSGARRVAAHAPC comes from the coding sequence GTGAGCACCCCGGAGGCCTTGCTCGAACTGGACGACGTGTCGGTGCGGTTCCGTCTCGGACGCAGCCGAGGGGACGCCGAGGTGCGCGCGGTGACCGATGCCTCGCTGTCGCTGCAAGCCGGGCACGTGCTGGCGCTGGTGGGGGAGTCGGGCTGCGGCAAATCCGTGCTCGCGTCCTCCCTGCTCGGGCTGCTCCCGGCGAACGCGCAGGTCAAGGGGCATGCCACGGTGCGGGCAGGCGGCCCGGTGGAGCTGCTGTCGGCGAGCGAGGCGGTGCTCGCAGGCTCGGTGCGCGGGCGGCGGATCGGACTCGTGCCGCAGTCCGCGAGCACGCACCTCACCCCGGTACGCACCGCACGCAGCCAGATCGAGGAGACCGTCCGTGAGCTCCGGGCCGGGGCCGGTGCGGACGAGCTCGCCGAACGGGTGGGACTCCGGCCGAGGGACCTCGACCGCTATCCGCACGAGCTCTCCGGCGGCATGGTGCAGCGGGTGGCCGTCGCCCTCGCGCTGGCGGGGGATCCGCCGGTGCTGCTCGCCGACGAGCCGACGACGGGACTGGACCGGCCGCTGATCGACCGCACCACGGACCTGCTCGCCGAGGCGGCCGCCGACGGGCGAGCGGTCCTGCTCATCACCCACGATCTCGCCGCCGCTCGCCGCGTGGCCACCGACGTCGCCGTGATGTACGCGAGCCGCATCGTCGAGACCGGTCCCGCTGCCGAGGTCTTCGCCGATCCGTGGCACCCGTACACCGCCGGACTGCTCGACGCCCTGCCGGAAGGTGGATTCCGCCCGATCCCGGGTCACCCGCCCGTGTTGAGCGACCTCGACCGTCTCGAACAGGAATGGGGCTGCGTGTTCTGCCTCCGCTCACCCGATCGGCCTGGTTTCGCGCCGTGCAGCGGCGTGCCCGACCTCGTCCGCAGCGGCGCCCGCCGGGTCGCCGCACACGCGCCGTGCTGA
- a CDS encoding carbon-nitrogen hydrolase family protein produces MRIALCQVVSSSDPKANLELVADGVRRAAEAGARLAVFPEATMACFGVPLGPLAEPLDGPWAEEVRRLADDAGITVVAGMFTPTDDGRVTNTLLVTGAGVRAHYDKIHLYDAYGFTESTTVAPGEQPLVVDVDGTAVGITTCYDVRFPGLYTALADRGASVIVTSASWGAGDGKREQWELLVRARALDCTSWIVACGQADPRSIGREPGGKAPTGIGFSTVVTPLGAVHAQLADAPDVLITDVDPSAVNDARKALPVLANRRF; encoded by the coding sequence ATGCGGATCGCGCTGTGTCAGGTCGTGTCGTCGTCGGACCCGAAGGCGAACCTCGAACTCGTCGCCGACGGAGTCCGCCGTGCCGCCGAAGCCGGTGCGCGGCTCGCCGTGTTCCCCGAAGCGACGATGGCCTGCTTCGGGGTGCCGCTGGGGCCGTTGGCCGAGCCGCTCGACGGCCCGTGGGCCGAGGAGGTGCGACGACTCGCGGACGACGCCGGGATCACCGTCGTGGCCGGGATGTTCACCCCCACCGACGACGGACGGGTCACCAACACTCTGCTGGTCACCGGCGCCGGGGTGCGGGCCCACTACGACAAGATCCACCTCTACGACGCCTACGGGTTCACCGAGTCGACCACGGTCGCCCCCGGCGAACAGCCTCTCGTCGTCGACGTCGACGGCACGGCCGTCGGTATCACCACGTGCTACGACGTGCGATTCCCCGGCTTGTACACCGCTCTCGCCGATCGCGGCGCCTCGGTGATCGTCACGAGCGCGTCGTGGGGTGCGGGCGACGGCAAGCGCGAGCAGTGGGAACTGCTGGTCCGGGCTCGTGCGCTGGACTGCACCTCGTGGATCGTGGCCTGCGGTCAGGCGGATCCGCGCAGCATCGGCCGGGAACCCGGGGGCAAGGCCCCGACCGGGATCGGCTTCAGCACCGTGGTCACCCCGCTCGGCGCGGTCCACGCCCAGCTCGCCGACGCGCCGGACGTCTTGATCACCGACGTCGACCCGTCCGCGGTGAACGACGCGCGCAAGGCCCTTCCCGTCCTGGCCAACCGGCGGTTCTGA
- a CDS encoding FitA-like ribbon-helix-helix domain-containing protein: protein MDTGHRLTIREVDPADVDALKAAASAAGRSLNAYLRAVLHDHARTARNRRLLAALDHDHGEQALPADLDAAAEVRALRDERDAVDDQRAGTRA from the coding sequence ATGGATACCGGGCACCGACTCACGATCCGCGAGGTCGATCCCGCCGACGTCGACGCGCTCAAGGCGGCGGCCTCGGCCGCCGGGCGGTCGCTCAACGCCTACCTCCGTGCGGTGCTGCACGATCACGCGCGGACCGCGCGCAACCGCCGGCTGCTGGCCGCCCTCGACCACGATCACGGCGAGCAGGCACTGCCTGCGGACCTCGACGCGGCCGCCGAGGTTCGGGCGCTGCGCGACGAGCGCGACGCGGTCGACGACCAGCGCGCCGGCACGCGCGCATGA
- a CDS encoding type II toxin-antitoxin system VapC family toxin — MKIVDAGVVVELFAGNLAPERLGDEELAAPHLIDSEVTHVLRGLVRRGVLSDPQGDLALQGFTQLALARFPADWLRPRMWALRHNLSAYDATYVALTELTEATALMTTDARLAHAPGADCHIELLC, encoded by the coding sequence GTGAAGATCGTCGACGCCGGCGTCGTCGTGGAGCTGTTCGCCGGAAACCTCGCTCCCGAGCGGCTCGGCGACGAAGAACTGGCAGCTCCGCATCTGATCGACAGCGAAGTTACCCACGTGCTGCGAGGTCTTGTCCGTCGCGGCGTCCTCAGCGACCCACAAGGAGACCTCGCGCTGCAGGGGTTTACCCAGCTCGCGCTGGCCAGGTTCCCGGCCGACTGGTTACGGCCGCGGATGTGGGCGCTGAGGCACAACCTCAGCGCCTACGACGCCACCTACGTCGCCTTGACCGAACTGACCGAGGCCACCGCATTAATGACAACCGACGCCCGGCTGGCACACGCGCCCGGCGCCGACTGCCACATCGAGCTGCTGTGCTGA
- a CDS encoding type II toxin-antitoxin system VapC family toxin, with translation MSTVVVDASVLVDALLPGPRSAAARATLSGASVLAAPEHLGVEVLSVLRRLSLRNDSVPAAALDTARRTLVALDLDLVGLAELQDRIWSLRHVLTSYDAAYVAAAEHLEATLVTSDASLLGCPHLGCPVLDPRAHGAS, from the coding sequence ATGAGCACAGTGGTCGTCGACGCCTCCGTTCTCGTCGACGCGCTGCTGCCCGGCCCACGCAGCGCGGCCGCGCGCGCGACACTCAGCGGCGCCTCCGTGCTGGCCGCGCCGGAACACCTGGGCGTCGAGGTGCTGTCCGTGCTGCGGCGGCTGTCGCTGCGCAATGACAGCGTCCCCGCCGCCGCGCTGGACACCGCTCGACGCACGCTCGTCGCCCTCGATCTCGACCTCGTCGGCCTTGCCGAACTGCAGGATCGGATCTGGAGCCTGCGTCACGTCCTGACCAGCTACGACGCGGCCTACGTCGCGGCCGCCGAGCACCTGGAGGCAACCCTGGTCACCTCGGACGCGTCCCTGCTGGGCTGCCCGCACCTCGGGTGCCCGGTCCTCGATCCCCGCGCCCACGGCGCCTCGTAG
- a CDS encoding ABC transporter ATP-binding protein: MLSGHGLVAGYRKGRPVLDGVDLDVPPGRVVGLAGPSGCGKTTLARLLGLLQAPWEGKVSVDGEVVRGARHSVPARLRTRVGLVFQQPRSAVDPRLSLREVVAEPLRATGHREQETTRVDGLADRVGLTGELLDRRPHEVSDGQLQRACLARALVLRPGYLICDEATAMLDASTTALLVSVVQDDVAAEGTGVLAISHDEALLRRWADDVTQW, encoded by the coding sequence GTGCTGAGCGGGCACGGGCTCGTCGCGGGGTACCGGAAGGGACGCCCGGTCCTCGACGGCGTGGACCTCGACGTGCCGCCGGGCCGGGTCGTCGGGCTCGCCGGGCCGAGTGGTTGCGGCAAGACCACCCTCGCGCGACTGCTCGGGCTGCTGCAGGCGCCCTGGGAGGGAAAGGTGTCGGTCGACGGCGAGGTGGTGCGCGGTGCGCGCCACTCCGTCCCGGCGCGGCTGCGCACCCGCGTCGGGCTGGTGTTCCAACAGCCGCGGAGCGCGGTCGACCCCCGGCTGTCGTTGCGTGAGGTCGTGGCCGAGCCGTTGCGCGCGACCGGGCACCGGGAACAGGAAACGACTCGTGTCGACGGGCTCGCCGACCGTGTCGGGCTCACCGGTGAGCTGCTCGACCGGCGCCCCCACGAGGTCAGCGACGGTCAGTTGCAGCGTGCGTGTCTCGCGCGTGCACTGGTGTTACGGCCGGGCTACCTGATCTGCGACGAGGCGACGGCGATGCTGGACGCCTCCACGACGGCGCTGCTCGTCTCGGTGGTGCAGGACGACGTGGCCGCCGAGGGAACGGGAGTGCTCGCCATCAGCCACGACGAAGCGCTCCTGCGCCGCTGGGCCGACGACGTGACCCAGTGGTGA
- a CDS encoding MBL fold metallo-hydrolase, producing MPGEHTQPLVRVVETSTLGDRSYVAGDGTVSVVVDPQRDVDRILAAAGEVGPRVALVLETHLHNDYVSGGLELARLTGAEYGMSADEVVGFDHRPLRDEDVLTVSDRLRVRVVATPGHTFHHLSYVLEHDGHAAGVFTGGSLLYGTTGRTDLLGDEHREELARHQHASARRLTEELPDGAKVWPTHGFGSFCAAGAAGTQGDTVGDQRRDNPALTLAQREFVDHALSGLDVYPAYYAHMGAINAAGPPTLDLRPPHRASPEELTARLDAGEWVVDLRSRKAYMSTHLAGTVSLGLDGPMATWLGWLAERDAAVTLVGSSPAEVAEAQRELCRIGRDEFAAAAVGKPDELAADPTQLRSIPTATFADLVDRVHSRKPTGHPTLPHPDVVLDVRANTEWQAGHLEGATHLPLYALPERMNDVPAGTVWVHCASGYRAAAAASLLAAAGRQVVHVDSPFDTAEEAGATVVRPS from the coding sequence GTGCCGGGGGAACACACCCAACCGCTCGTCCGGGTCGTGGAGACCTCGACGCTCGGCGATCGCAGCTACGTCGCCGGAGATGGCACGGTCTCCGTGGTGGTCGACCCGCAACGCGACGTCGACCGGATCCTCGCCGCCGCCGGGGAGGTCGGCCCCCGCGTCGCGCTCGTGCTGGAAACCCACCTGCACAACGACTACGTCTCCGGCGGCCTGGAACTCGCCCGCCTGACCGGCGCGGAGTACGGGATGTCCGCGGACGAGGTGGTGGGGTTCGACCACCGTCCGCTGCGCGACGAGGACGTCCTCACGGTCTCCGACCGGCTGCGAGTGCGCGTGGTCGCGACACCGGGCCACACCTTCCACCATCTGTCCTACGTGCTCGAACACGACGGACACGCCGCCGGAGTCTTCACCGGGGGCTCGTTGCTGTACGGCACCACCGGGCGCACCGACCTGCTCGGTGACGAGCACCGCGAGGAGCTGGCACGCCACCAGCACGCCTCGGCGCGCCGGCTGACCGAGGAGCTGCCGGACGGCGCGAAGGTCTGGCCGACCCACGGATTCGGCAGTTTCTGCGCGGCGGGCGCCGCCGGGACACAGGGCGACACGGTCGGCGACCAGCGCCGCGACAACCCGGCGTTGACGTTGGCGCAGCGAGAATTCGTGGACCACGCGCTGTCCGGACTGGACGTCTACCCTGCCTACTACGCGCACATGGGCGCGATCAACGCGGCGGGGCCGCCGACGCTGGACCTGCGCCCGCCGCACCGCGCGAGCCCGGAGGAACTCACCGCGCGGCTCGACGCGGGCGAATGGGTCGTCGACCTGCGGTCTCGCAAGGCGTACATGTCGACGCACCTGGCCGGCACGGTCAGCCTCGGCCTGGACGGCCCGATGGCGACGTGGCTGGGATGGCTCGCCGAGCGGGACGCCGCCGTGACCCTGGTCGGGTCGAGCCCGGCCGAGGTCGCCGAGGCCCAGCGGGAACTGTGCCGGATCGGGAGGGACGAGTTCGCCGCCGCGGCCGTCGGGAAACCCGACGAACTCGCGGCCGACCCGACTCAGCTACGCAGCATCCCGACGGCGACCTTCGCCGACCTGGTCGACCGCGTGCACAGCCGCAAGCCGACCGGGCACCCCACGCTGCCCCACCCCGACGTGGTGCTCGACGTGCGCGCGAACACCGAATGGCAGGCCGGCCACCTCGAAGGAGCCACGCACCTTCCGCTGTACGCCCTGCCGGAGCGCATGAACGACGTCCCGGCCGGAACGGTCTGGGTGCACTGCGCGAGCGGCTACCGGGCGGCTGCCGCCGCGTCCTTGCTGGCGGCCGCCGGACGACAAGTCGTGCACGTCGACTCCCCCTTCGACACCGCAGAGGAAGCCGGCGCCACGGTGGTCCGGCCTTCCTGA
- a CDS encoding ABC transporter permease, whose product MNAVSSRAEAVGRLVLRRLLFAVPVLFVVTLGMFLLAAASPFDPIRQYYGVQIFEADAAEVARVRAELGLDQPVLVQFWSWVTGVFGGDLGVSRSFRQPVAQVVLERLPWTMLLAATGLAIAVLLALLLGTIAAWRQGGWIDRVVTGIGHALEGIPPFVLALLSISVFALALGWLPVAGLTDAGAELSVGQVAQHLVLPATALGISQSPWLVLHVRQSLLTSLTEDHVTGARARGLSEPTVVLRHALPTAVLPFVMLIGARVPELVTGAVLVEAVFSWPGLAAAVVTAAEAVDYPMLAAVTILATGAVLLGSLLADVAAVLLDPRVNADG is encoded by the coding sequence ATGAACGCCGTGTCGTCGCGTGCCGAGGCGGTCGGCCGCCTCGTGCTGCGGCGGCTCCTGTTCGCGGTGCCGGTGCTGTTCGTCGTGACGCTGGGCATGTTCCTGCTCGCCGCCGCCTCCCCGTTCGACCCGATCCGGCAGTACTACGGCGTGCAGATCTTCGAGGCCGACGCCGCCGAGGTCGCGCGCGTGCGCGCGGAGCTGGGCCTGGACCAGCCGGTGCTCGTGCAGTTCTGGAGCTGGGTGACCGGAGTGTTCGGCGGCGACCTCGGCGTGTCCCGCTCGTTCCGGCAACCGGTCGCGCAAGTCGTGCTCGAACGACTGCCGTGGACGATGCTGCTCGCCGCGACCGGCCTGGCGATCGCGGTGCTGCTCGCGCTGCTGCTCGGGACGATCGCCGCCTGGCGGCAGGGCGGCTGGATCGACCGGGTGGTGACGGGGATCGGCCACGCGCTCGAGGGGATTCCGCCGTTCGTGCTGGCACTGTTGTCGATCTCGGTGTTCGCGCTCGCGCTGGGGTGGCTGCCGGTCGCCGGTCTCACCGACGCGGGCGCGGAGCTCTCGGTGGGACAGGTTGCCCAGCACCTCGTGCTGCCCGCGACGGCGCTCGGAATCTCGCAGTCGCCGTGGCTGGTGCTGCACGTACGGCAGTCGTTGCTCACCTCGCTGACCGAGGACCACGTCACCGGCGCGCGAGCGCGCGGGCTCAGCGAGCCGACCGTGGTGCTGCGCCACGCGTTGCCGACGGCGGTGCTGCCGTTCGTGATGCTCATCGGCGCGCGGGTGCCGGAGCTGGTCACCGGCGCCGTGCTGGTCGAGGCGGTGTTCTCGTGGCCCGGTCTCGCCGCGGCCGTGGTGACCGCCGCCGAGGCCGTCGACTATCCGATGCTCGCTGCCGTGACCATCCTGGCGACCGGCGCGGTGCTGCTCGGTTCGCTGCTGGCCGACGTGGCGGCGGTGCTGCTCGACCCGAGGGTGAACGCCGATGGCTGA